In Pseudomonas saponiphila, the genomic stretch CGCCCGTGCCACCACCGCGCAGAAGAATCGTGCGCTGCTGGCGGCTGCCGATGCCTTGGACGCGGCGCGACCGGAGCTGACTGCGGCCAACGAGCAGGACCTGGCCAACGGCCGGGCCAATGGTCTGGAGCCGGCTCTGCTGGATCGTCTGGCGCTGACGCCCGTGCGTATCGACGAGATGATCGAAGGCTTGCGCCAAGTGGCCAAGCTGCCTGACCCCATCGGTGAAATCCGCGATATGCGCTACCTGCCTTCGGGCATTCAGGTGGGCAAGATGCGCGTGCCCCTGGGGGTGATCGGCATCATCTACGAATCGCGTCCGAACGTGACCATCGATGCTGCCAGCCTGTGCCTGAAGTCGGGCAACGCCACCATCCTGCGTGGCGGTTCCGAGGCGATCCATTCCAACCGTGCCATCGCCACCTGCATTCAGCAGGGCCTGGCGGCGGCCGACCTGCCGCCCCACGTGGTGCAGGTGGTGGAAACCACCGACCGCGCTGCGGTGGGTGCGCTGATCACCATGCCCGAATTTGTCGACGTGATCGTGCCCCGTGGCGGCAAGAGCCTCATCGAGCGGGTCAGCCGTGACGCCAAGGTGCCGGTGATCAAGCACCTGGACGGCGTCTGCCACGTGTACATCGATGTGGCGGCGGACCTGGACAAGGCGATCCGCATTGCCGACAACGCCAAGACCCAGCGCTACGCCCCGTGCAACACCATGGAAACCCTGCTGGTTCACGCCGCCATTGCCGAACGTGTATTGCCGCCGCTGGCCGCGATCTATCGCGACAAGGGCGTCGAACTGCGCGGCTGCGCGCAAACCCGCGCGATCCTGGGGGCCGACGTGCTGCAAGCCACCGAAGAAGACTGGCGCACCGAGTACACCGCGCCGATTCTCTCGATCCGGGTGCTGGACAACCTGGAGCAGGCCATCGAGCACATCAATACCTATGGCTCGCACCATACCGACTCGATCGTCACCGAGAACTTCAGTGATGCCCGTCGCTTCCTCAACGAAGTGGATTCCAGTTCGGTCATGGTCAACGCCTCGACGCGCTTTGCCGACGGCTTTGAATACGGCCTGGGCGCGGAGATCGGTATCTCCACCGACAAGCTGCATGCCCGTGGCCCAGTGGGCCTGGAAGGCCTGACCAGTGAAAAATACGTAGTCTTCGGCGACGGTCACGTGCGCACTTGATGGGCAAACGTATCGGTCTGCTGGGCGGCACCTTCGATCCAGTGCATATCGGCCACTTGCGTGGCGCACTGGAGGTGGCGGAATCCATGCAACTCGATGAGCTGCGCCTGACGCCTAGTGCCAGGCCGCCGCATCGGGATACACCGCAGGTGTCGGCGCTCGATCGTCTGGCGATGGTCGAGTGTGCGGTGGCGGGCGTTTCTCCCTTGGTGGTGGACGACCGTGAGCTGAAGCGGGACAAACCGTCCTACACCATCGACACCCTGGAGCAGATGCGGGCCGAGTTGGCCGCGGATGACCAGTTGTTTCTGTTACTGGGCTGGGACGCGTTTTGCGGCCTGCCCACCTGGCATCGTTGGGAAGAATTACTCCAGCATTGCCACATCCTGGTGCTGCAACGCCCGGATGCCGACAGCGAGCCTCCGGATGCCTTGCGCAACCTTCTGGCCGCGCGCTCGGTGAGCGACCCACTGGCCCTGCAAGGGCCGGGGGGACACATTGCATTCGTCTGGCAGACGCCGCTTGCGGTGTCCGCCACCCAGATCCGTCAACTGCTGGCCAGCGGTAAGTCGGTACGTTTCCTGGTGCCTGACGCGGTCCTGGCCTATATCGATGCTCACGGACTTTACCGTGCGCCGAACTGAAGGAACGCTGCCGGCCTGTGCTGAGCGGCGTTCCAAACATACGAGCTGAACGAGTTTTATATGACTAACCAAGTAATGAAAGGCGAAGATCTGGTCAAGGTGGCTGTTGCCGCGCTGGAAGACGTCAAGGCCCAGGACGTCCTGGTGATCGATGTTCGCGACAAGCAGAGCATCACTGACTACATGATCATCGCCACCGGTACTTCCAACCGCCAGATCGGCGCGATGCTGGAAAAGGTCCGCGAAATGGTCAAGGCCCAGGGCGTGCGCCCACTGGGTGAAGAAGGCAAGGGCGATAGCGACTGGGTGCTGCTGGACCTGGACGACGTGATCGTGCACATGATGACCGCCTCGGCTCGTCAGTTCTACGACCTGGAGCGCCTGTGGCAGGGCGCCGAGCAGAGCCGCGCGGCCGATGGCAAGCACCACAGCCCGGAGCATGGCCACGAGCACTTCACCAAGCTCAACAAAGACCAGCAATAAGGGACGGCTGTGCGCCTGCGTCTGATTGCTGTCGGTTCACGCATGCCCAAGTGGGTGGAAGAGGGTTGGCACGAATATGCCAAGCGTCTGCCCTCCGAACTGGCGCTGGAACTGGTGGAAATTCCGCTCAATACCCGGGGCAAGAACGCCGACGTGGCTCGCTTCATCCGTCAGGAAGGCGAGGCCATGCTGGCCAAGGTCGGGCATAACGAGCGCATCGTCACCCTTGAGGTCCATGGCAAGCCCTGGAGCACCGAGCAACTGGCGGTGGAACTGGATCGCTGGCGC encodes the following:
- the rlmH gene encoding 23S rRNA (pseudouridine(1915)-N(3))-methyltransferase RlmH, which translates into the protein MRLRLIAVGSRMPKWVEEGWHEYAKRLPSELALELVEIPLNTRGKNADVARFIRQEGEAMLAKVGHNERIVTLEVHGKPWSTEQLAVELDRWRLDSRTVNFMVGGPEGLAPEVCARADQRWSLSPLTLPHPLVRILIGEQLYRAWTVLSGHPYHK
- a CDS encoding glutamate-5-semialdehyde dehydrogenase; its protein translation is MTESVLDYMTRLGRSARQASRVIARATTAQKNRALLAAADALDAARPELTAANEQDLANGRANGLEPALLDRLALTPVRIDEMIEGLRQVAKLPDPIGEIRDMRYLPSGIQVGKMRVPLGVIGIIYESRPNVTIDAASLCLKSGNATILRGGSEAIHSNRAIATCIQQGLAAADLPPHVVQVVETTDRAAVGALITMPEFVDVIVPRGGKSLIERVSRDAKVPVIKHLDGVCHVYIDVAADLDKAIRIADNAKTQRYAPCNTMETLLVHAAIAERVLPPLAAIYRDKGVELRGCAQTRAILGADVLQATEEDWRTEYTAPILSIRVLDNLEQAIEHINTYGSHHTDSIVTENFSDARRFLNEVDSSSVMVNASTRFADGFEYGLGAEIGISTDKLHARGPVGLEGLTSEKYVVFGDGHVRT
- the nadD gene encoding nicotinate-nucleotide adenylyltransferase, with the protein product MGKRIGLLGGTFDPVHIGHLRGALEVAESMQLDELRLTPSARPPHRDTPQVSALDRLAMVECAVAGVSPLVVDDRELKRDKPSYTIDTLEQMRAELAADDQLFLLLGWDAFCGLPTWHRWEELLQHCHILVLQRPDADSEPPDALRNLLAARSVSDPLALQGPGGHIAFVWQTPLAVSATQIRQLLASGKSVRFLVPDAVLAYIDAHGLYRAPN
- the rsfS gene encoding ribosome silencing factor — protein: MTNQVMKGEDLVKVAVAALEDVKAQDVLVIDVRDKQSITDYMIIATGTSNRQIGAMLEKVREMVKAQGVRPLGEEGKGDSDWVLLDLDDVIVHMMTASARQFYDLERLWQGAEQSRAADGKHHSPEHGHEHFTKLNKDQQ